From the Bdellovibrio reynosensis genome, one window contains:
- a CDS encoding MinD/ParA family protein has protein sequence MRSMNSFHLNRTRTISITSGKGGVGKTTLVANLALTLAQKGKKVLILDGDLGMANVDIMFGVKTQGNIHDIISGRKEMKDILVEVSKDVFLIPGGSGVVDFNNMNHFERRAMVEAVSALPHGFDYLLVDTAPGIAENVLFLNSAAQSVSVVITPDPASFADAYALIKVLNKNYKVNHFSIICNQVRDENEGLGLYQRFNDVVNKFLYIGLDYWGSVPNDVVLRKATQMQRLIVRHDAGAESTKAIRQISNHIEKSSKQIESTGGMQMFWDQVVGFA, from the coding sequence ATGAGAAGCATGAATTCTTTCCACCTGAACCGCACAAGAACAATTAGCATCACCTCTGGTAAAGGGGGCGTTGGTAAAACCACACTAGTGGCGAATTTGGCGTTAACTTTGGCGCAAAAGGGTAAAAAGGTCTTAATCCTTGATGGCGATTTAGGCATGGCCAACGTCGATATTATGTTTGGTGTAAAAACCCAAGGAAACATTCACGATATTATCTCTGGCCGTAAAGAAATGAAGGACATCCTAGTTGAAGTTTCTAAGGATGTTTTCTTAATTCCTGGTGGCAGCGGAGTTGTTGATTTCAATAACATGAATCACTTCGAGCGCAGAGCCATGGTGGAAGCGGTGAGCGCTTTGCCTCACGGTTTTGATTATCTTCTTGTTGATACTGCTCCTGGTATCGCTGAAAATGTTTTGTTCTTAAATTCTGCGGCTCAGTCGGTATCTGTAGTGATCACTCCAGACCCTGCGAGCTTCGCTGATGCTTATGCGCTTATTAAAGTTCTAAATAAGAACTACAAGGTGAATCACTTCTCTATCATCTGCAATCAAGTGCGTGATGAAAACGAGGGATTGGGCCTGTACCAACGCTTTAACGATGTCGTGAATAAGTTTCTGTACATTGGTCTGGACTACTGGGGTTCAGTTCCCAACGACGTTGTTTTAAGAAAAGCAACACAAATGCAACGTCTCATCGTGAGACACGATGCGGGTGCAGAATCAACTAAGGCAATTCGTCAAATTTCTAATCACATCGAGAAATCTTCCAAACAAATCGAGAGCACCGGTGGCATGCAAATGTTCTGGGATCAGGTCGTTGGATTTGCTTAA
- a CDS encoding FliA/WhiG family RNA polymerase sigma factor, with the protein MAKNAALLKKYKEEPRKVAANQKDELIREYAPLIKFIAQKIAVRLPSNIELDDLISAGVIGLMDAIEKYDSSRDNKFKTYAEFRIRGAILDELRAQDWVPRSIRDKAKLLDKTMVQLEADLGRAPTDEEVAKALNINIDEFHDLVNQVRPVSLLPIDQATTFSNTDKKSIMDILEGSRTNSPFNQLNVKNIKEVVAQAIEELPERQRLVLSLYYYEDLNLKEIGQVLRVTESRVSQLHAQAVTRLRAKLAATIGAGELEIA; encoded by the coding sequence ATGGCGAAAAATGCGGCGTTGTTGAAGAAGTACAAGGAAGAACCTCGTAAAGTTGCTGCTAACCAAAAAGATGAATTGATCCGCGAATACGCGCCGCTAATTAAATTTATCGCGCAAAAGATTGCAGTCCGCCTTCCTTCTAATATCGAATTAGACGATTTGATCTCTGCAGGCGTTATCGGTTTGATGGATGCTATCGAAAAATATGATTCATCCCGTGATAATAAATTTAAAACTTACGCTGAATTCCGTATCCGTGGAGCAATCCTTGATGAATTACGTGCGCAAGATTGGGTGCCGCGTTCAATCCGTGATAAAGCCAAACTTCTTGATAAAACAATGGTGCAATTAGAAGCCGATCTGGGCCGTGCACCAACGGATGAAGAAGTTGCTAAAGCATTGAATATCAATATTGATGAGTTCCATGACCTTGTGAACCAAGTTCGCCCTGTAAGTCTTTTACCCATCGATCAGGCGACAACGTTCAGTAACACTGACAAGAAATCCATCATGGATATCTTGGAAGGTTCTAGAACAAACAGCCCCTTCAATCAATTAAACGTAAAAAACATCAAAGAAGTCGTAGCTCAAGCCATTGAAGAATTGCCTGAAAGACAACGCTTGGTGCTTTCTCTTTATTACTATGAAGATTTGAACTTAAAAGAAATCGGTCAAGTTCTTCGTGTGACTGAATCCCGCGTTTCTCAGTTGCATGCCCAAGCAGTCACTCGTTTGCGCGCTAAGCTCGCTGCCACCATCGGTGCAGGAGAGCTTGAAATCGCTTAA
- a CDS encoding 4-hydroxy-tetrahydrodipicolinate reductase, translating to MPLKVGLLGFGRTGSVVAKEISKDPGLSLEWVCRKTVDDSQPFASHLLGYHEDFAPFITIENIDEEFLRRSPVDLIIDFSSNCTSVAYEKLARTGVRIVSAISNYEPHELELLSKAAQNTAVLYSPNITLGINWLMMASKMLKRIIPHADIEVVEEHFRAKKDISGTALKLAKHLDLNAKEHVNSIRVGGIVGKHEVIFGLPNQTIRLVHESINRAAFGTGAIFAAKWLKDKKSGLYSMENVLQETFLKELNT from the coding sequence ATGCCACTTAAGGTAGGGCTCTTAGGTTTTGGGAGGACTGGTTCTGTTGTTGCTAAGGAAATTTCTAAGGACCCGGGATTGTCTTTAGAATGGGTTTGCAGAAAGACTGTCGATGATAGCCAACCTTTTGCTAGCCATCTTCTTGGGTATCACGAAGACTTTGCTCCGTTTATTACCATTGAAAATATTGATGAAGAATTTCTTAGGCGATCCCCCGTTGATCTTATTATCGACTTTTCCTCTAACTGCACCAGTGTTGCTTACGAGAAATTAGCGCGAACAGGTGTTCGTATTGTTAGTGCGATTTCAAATTATGAACCCCATGAATTGGAGCTACTGAGCAAAGCAGCGCAAAATACAGCGGTACTTTATTCGCCCAACATCACGTTGGGAATTAACTGGCTGATGATGGCATCTAAGATGTTAAAAAGAATCATTCCCCATGCCGACATCGAAGTGGTGGAAGAGCATTTCAGAGCTAAAAAAGATATTTCCGGAACGGCATTGAAATTAGCAAAGCACTTGGACCTAAACGCTAAAGAACACGTGAATTCAATTCGCGTCGGGGGAATCGTAGGAAAGCACGAAGTGATCTTCGGCTTACCAAATCAAACCATTCGCTTGGTTCACGAAAGTATCAATCGCGCCGCTTTCGGCACAGGGGCCATCTTTGCCGCTAAATGGTTAAAGGATAAAAAGTCAGGCCTTTATTCGATGGAAAATGTTTTACAAGAAACCTTTTTGAAAGAACTGAATACTTAA
- a CDS encoding DUF6635 family protein, producing the protein MPERSALILGALEECISEYVEEKRACIDSFISNQYSMQATLDVQKKVLALDLLLNPLNSLWSIPYLTIKKIVETLEQVGWTALVPFFEVLPSGIKTAYQRHIEKQIQTEFLGFGGKYSERDSELFKKIQDHKVLGPLLEKNEISLSNRHINLALNKEVEKYCANQNTISDLLGSFITLGTGWYFFGKQNLSVSAMGDQMARKWAHDDASTKFIFGKKAGSAFYNLFPPQPTGKDIFIATVIIGALLMIVTTAVTVASDPVRLKLGLHRKRISILLDKIEESLFTQLKKQIKRSYKESKAA; encoded by the coding sequence GTGCCTGAAAGATCTGCTCTTATCCTCGGTGCTTTGGAAGAATGTATTTCTGAATACGTTGAAGAAAAACGCGCCTGTATTGATTCCTTTATTTCTAATCAGTACTCTATGCAGGCCACGCTTGATGTTCAAAAAAAGGTCCTGGCCTTGGATCTATTACTCAACCCCCTTAATTCGCTCTGGTCTATCCCCTATTTAACGATCAAGAAGATCGTAGAGACTTTAGAGCAAGTCGGCTGGACGGCTTTAGTGCCTTTCTTTGAAGTCCTGCCATCGGGGATTAAAACGGCTTACCAACGCCATATTGAAAAGCAGATTCAGACTGAGTTTTTAGGTTTTGGTGGCAAATACAGCGAACGCGATTCTGAACTTTTTAAAAAGATTCAGGATCATAAAGTCCTTGGGCCTTTGCTTGAAAAAAACGAGATTTCTCTTTCAAATAGGCATATTAATTTAGCCTTAAATAAGGAAGTCGAAAAATATTGTGCGAATCAGAATACGATCAGTGATTTATTGGGAAGTTTCATCACCCTTGGGACTGGTTGGTATTTCTTTGGCAAACAGAACTTAAGTGTTTCTGCGATGGGCGATCAGATGGCCAGAAAATGGGCCCATGATGATGCTTCTACTAAATTCATCTTTGGTAAAAAAGCGGGCTCAGCTTTCTATAATCTTTTTCCGCCCCAACCTACTGGCAAAGACATCTTCATCGCGACGGTTATTATCGGTGCGCTTTTGATGATCGTCACCACGGCTGTCACTGTGGCAAGTGATCCAGTACGGTTGAAGCTGGGATTGCACAGAAAAAGAATTTCGATCCTACTTGATAAGATTGAAGAGAGTTTGTTCACTCAGCTTAAGAAGCAAATCAAAAGATCTTACAAAGAAAGCAAAGCGGCTTAA
- a CDS encoding imelysin family protein, which translates to MTAKNLVKVCLAATFLLTGACADFFENNQIKNPKKGTDGTQSNNEQTLPGDFQKPNEGVFTEQKMLINIGTNVMARAVEKFANAVPSLKNSVREYCEALPSGLPTDRLEAQAKKDWERVALAFHEVEAAPMGPLTDNTSALNVVIYSWPLLNTCGVDKKVFENANSAISSETLPYNTRGIGAIEYLLFETSMKSTCNLRAHKEMEIWNARSAEQKRLDRCQWALTLTKDLEGKAAELNNKWSVAKGNFTKNIIDGSRYKTHKEAINALTDAMSNIEKLKDVKLGKPTGRHATCYDEKCAKDVEHIYSGLSLASAEAQLKAFKALFTGSYTKDPAFGIDDLLIQSGRQDVADKMVAALDTAIVSVIKAQAAGSLYSQIEAVDPTLCKASTMTDRKEEICAVHADVREVAFLLKTEVLAALALRAPPTNQGDSD; encoded by the coding sequence ATGACTGCTAAAAATCTCGTAAAAGTGTGCCTAGCTGCGACCTTCCTACTCACTGGCGCATGTGCTGATTTCTTTGAAAACAATCAAATCAAAAACCCTAAAAAAGGAACTGACGGCACTCAGTCTAATAACGAACAAACTCTTCCAGGTGATTTCCAAAAACCTAATGAAGGTGTTTTCACTGAACAAAAAATGCTGATCAATATTGGCACCAACGTGATGGCTCGCGCAGTTGAAAAATTCGCAAATGCTGTTCCTTCTTTAAAAAATTCTGTGCGTGAGTATTGCGAAGCTTTGCCTTCCGGCCTTCCGACAGATCGTTTGGAAGCTCAAGCTAAAAAAGACTGGGAACGTGTAGCTCTTGCCTTTCATGAAGTTGAAGCAGCACCGATGGGCCCTTTGACTGACAATACTTCAGCGTTGAATGTTGTTATCTACTCTTGGCCTTTATTGAACACTTGTGGTGTTGATAAAAAGGTTTTTGAAAATGCCAACTCTGCTATTAGCAGCGAAACACTTCCGTACAACACTCGTGGCATCGGTGCGATTGAATACCTTTTGTTTGAAACATCCATGAAAAGCACGTGCAACTTGCGCGCACACAAAGAAATGGAAATTTGGAACGCTCGTTCTGCTGAACAAAAGAGGTTAGATCGTTGCCAATGGGCTTTGACTTTGACAAAGGACCTTGAAGGTAAAGCGGCAGAGCTAAACAACAAGTGGAGCGTGGCTAAAGGCAACTTCACTAAAAACATCATCGATGGTTCTCGCTATAAAACTCATAAAGAAGCTATCAACGCTTTAACAGATGCGATGTCTAACATTGAAAAGCTTAAAGATGTAAAGCTTGGTAAACCAACTGGCCGTCATGCCACTTGCTATGATGAAAAGTGTGCGAAAGATGTTGAGCATATCTATTCAGGTCTTTCTTTGGCTTCTGCTGAAGCTCAGTTAAAAGCTTTTAAAGCGCTTTTCACTGGTAGCTATACTAAAGATCCAGCTTTCGGTATTGACGACTTGTTAATCCAATCTGGACGCCAAGATGTTGCGGATAAAATGGTTGCAGCTTTAGATACTGCGATTGTTTCTGTAATCAAAGCTCAAGCGGCTGGTAGCTTATATTCGCAAATCGAAGCCGTAGATCCGACGCTTTGCAAAGCTTCGACTATGACAGATCGTAAGGAAGAAATCTGCGCTGTTCACGCTGACGTCCGTGAAGTGGCATTCTTGCTTAAAACTGAAGTCCTAGCGGCTTTGGCCCTTCGCGCTCCACCGACGAACCAAGGGGATTCTGACTAA
- a CDS encoding sterol desaturase family protein: protein MTDSWTRLQKLLFQFDEPTSRLYHVNVLSSLIFILIVIWLVGRQKNVSLSHLFKKWVLRRRYWWNRSTKQDYLIYLINAGLKSLLLVPLFEFSFQISQFVIRLLAPLNNGDVMNTPTSSGLILLFTLGVFAWDDFLRFFHHWLMHKFPFLWEFHKFHHSARVLTPVTLYRTHPVESAMAILRNSLSLGVSIGLFIFIFGSSFSVWTLLGINGFGFIFNLVGANLRHSHIPLSFGPLEWLLISPIQHQVHHSKNQEHYDKNFGVSLAVWDALFGTLVFSKSVGKLKFGINERYRSALWRHYLEPFATAFKKNK from the coding sequence ATGACTGATTCTTGGACACGTCTGCAAAAATTACTCTTTCAATTCGATGAGCCGACCTCAAGGCTTTATCATGTGAATGTCCTTTCCAGTCTTATTTTCATTCTTATAGTGATCTGGCTTGTAGGCAGACAGAAGAATGTTTCCCTAAGCCATTTGTTTAAAAAATGGGTTCTTCGCCGCAGATACTGGTGGAATCGCTCGACCAAGCAGGATTACCTGATTTACCTGATTAATGCGGGTTTAAAGAGCTTGTTGTTAGTACCTCTATTTGAATTCAGCTTTCAAATCTCTCAATTCGTCATTCGCCTTTTAGCCCCTCTAAATAACGGCGATGTTATGAATACTCCGACTTCAAGTGGGCTTATTCTGCTTTTCACCTTAGGTGTTTTTGCCTGGGATGATTTCCTGAGGTTTTTCCATCACTGGCTGATGCATAAATTCCCGTTCCTATGGGAGTTTCATAAATTTCATCACAGCGCTCGGGTTTTAACGCCAGTGACTTTATATCGCACTCATCCGGTGGAATCAGCTATGGCCATTCTTCGTAACAGCTTAAGCCTGGGAGTAAGTATCGGCCTTTTCATTTTTATTTTCGGTTCCAGTTTTTCAGTCTGGACACTATTAGGGATTAACGGCTTCGGATTTATATTCAATCTTGTAGGGGCGAACCTGCGCCACAGTCATATTCCTTTAAGCTTTGGTCCGCTAGAGTGGCTTTTAATCAGTCCGATTCAGCATCAAGTGCATCACTCAAAGAACCAAGAGCATTACGATAAAAACTTCGGCGTCAGCTTAGCGGTGTGGGATGCCTTATTCGGCACCTTGGTTTTTTCAAAGAGTGTTGGAAAATTAAAATTCGGAATCAACGAACGTTATCGAAGCGCATTGTGGCGGCATTATCTAGAGCCATTCGCGACGGCATTTAAAAAGAACAAATAA
- a CDS encoding TonB-dependent receptor family protein, giving the protein MINFVLIVLCVFFGLNSQAEGVSEVSAKMSELGPVKIIGSSEEELLQPNSAHFIDKQKIEQQQQSDVNRVLKQVPGVYVQEEDGFGLRPNIGLRGTHPHRSRKIVILEDGILIGPAPYSAPAAYYTPFMSKVESMEVFKGVASVPYGPNSIGGAINYITRSLPKENRTELDFAGGTYNTQKYRANLGRVWDQGAILFEGAHLQTDGFKKLDNGKNTGFDKNDFLVKGEQRLTSDRKQSIEWKVGYGTELSDESYLGLTQDDFFSSPYRRYAASENDLMDWQHEQYQLTYKSQLQENLGIWATGYHHKFHRNWSRFNNFRDTTVDVNSVLRNPDQGANQLYYDVLSGNADSASVGAGADIVVTNNDRYFYSQGLQLGSFSYYTVNDWTHQLSLGLRLHEDQIRRNHSEDIFSMTSGNMVRTADARRKTAINKDNTQAVSVSATDEMIWQAWKFTVSGRFENVTYASEDDLTAESSNGTENVFVPGAGALYQINDKWSALLGVNRGVTIVGPGQTLSEKPEESMNYETGVRYSNPDQEFFAEGIAFVADYQNIKGTCSFSSGCTGNTLDQEFDGGKAMIRGLETRFAKGFMYKNVYIPVNFNVTVTKAEFAADSYTTNPEWGVGDIHSGDPLPYVPEAQYSLGVGTQYKKYSQEFILSWTGKMYDQSVETNRQEIPAYGVMDWTMKYQYQPQGSVYARIDNILDHEYLVSLRPFGARPGKARSLLVGLKHTF; this is encoded by the coding sequence ATGATTAATTTTGTCCTTATAGTTTTGTGTGTGTTCTTCGGCCTGAATTCTCAGGCCGAAGGCGTTTCTGAGGTCTCAGCAAAAATGTCTGAGCTGGGCCCTGTTAAAATCATCGGCAGTTCTGAAGAAGAACTTCTGCAGCCGAATTCTGCTCATTTCATTGATAAACAAAAGATCGAACAGCAGCAACAAAGCGACGTGAATCGCGTGTTAAAGCAGGTTCCTGGTGTTTACGTGCAAGAGGAAGATGGCTTCGGTCTTCGTCCTAATATAGGTTTGCGCGGCACCCATCCTCATCGCAGTCGCAAAATTGTTATTCTTGAAGATGGTATTCTGATTGGTCCTGCACCCTACTCGGCTCCGGCGGCTTATTACACTCCATTCATGAGTAAAGTAGAGTCGATGGAAGTGTTTAAAGGTGTTGCTTCAGTTCCTTACGGACCAAACTCCATCGGTGGCGCTATCAACTACATCACTCGCAGTCTTCCTAAGGAAAACCGCACAGAGTTGGATTTCGCCGGTGGAACTTATAATACGCAAAAATATCGCGCTAATTTGGGTCGCGTTTGGGATCAAGGGGCCATTCTTTTTGAAGGCGCCCATTTGCAAACTGATGGCTTTAAAAAATTAGATAATGGTAAGAACACAGGTTTTGATAAAAACGATTTCCTTGTTAAGGGTGAACAGCGCTTAACAAGTGACCGCAAACAATCCATTGAATGGAAAGTAGGCTACGGCACTGAGCTTTCTGACGAATCGTATTTGGGTTTAACTCAAGACGATTTTTTTAGTTCGCCATACCGCCGTTACGCTGCTTCTGAAAATGATTTGATGGACTGGCAGCATGAACAGTATCAATTGACCTATAAGTCTCAGTTGCAAGAAAACTTAGGCATTTGGGCTACTGGGTATCACCATAAATTCCATCGTAACTGGTCGCGCTTTAATAACTTTAGAGACACAACAGTTGATGTGAATTCTGTATTAAGAAATCCTGATCAAGGCGCAAATCAGCTTTATTATGACGTATTGTCTGGTAACGCCGATTCAGCAAGTGTCGGCGCGGGCGCTGATATCGTTGTTACAAACAATGATCGCTACTTCTATAGCCAAGGTCTGCAGCTAGGATCGTTTTCTTACTACACTGTGAATGATTGGACTCACCAACTAAGCTTGGGTCTTCGTTTGCACGAAGATCAAATCCGCCGCAATCACTCTGAAGATATTTTCTCAATGACTTCGGGGAATATGGTTCGCACGGCTGATGCTCGTCGCAAAACTGCGATCAATAAAGATAACACTCAAGCGGTTAGCGTTTCGGCAACAGACGAGATGATATGGCAAGCTTGGAAGTTTACGGTTTCTGGTCGTTTTGAAAATGTGACCTACGCATCTGAAGACGATTTGACGGCAGAATCATCAAATGGCACTGAAAACGTGTTTGTACCGGGTGCAGGCGCGCTTTATCAAATCAATGACAAGTGGTCAGCCCTTCTGGGTGTAAACCGTGGCGTGACGATCGTAGGCCCTGGGCAAACTTTAAGTGAAAAACCAGAAGAAAGTATGAACTACGAAACTGGAGTTCGTTACTCTAATCCGGACCAAGAGTTCTTTGCTGAAGGTATTGCCTTTGTAGCTGATTATCAGAATATCAAAGGGACTTGTTCATTTTCTTCAGGTTGCACTGGGAACACCTTAGATCAAGAGTTTGATGGCGGTAAAGCGATGATCCGTGGTTTGGAAACTCGTTTTGCTAAAGGATTCATGTACAAAAATGTTTATATCCCAGTGAACTTCAATGTCACTGTGACTAAGGCTGAATTTGCGGCTGACTCTTACACTACAAACCCTGAATGGGGCGTGGGTGATATTCACTCTGGGGATCCGTTACCTTATGTTCCTGAAGCTCAATACAGTTTAGGTGTAGGAACTCAGTACAAAAAGTATTCTCAGGAATTTATTCTTTCTTGGACTGGGAAAATGTATGATCAATCGGTTGAAACAAATCGCCAAGAAATCCCCGCTTACGGTGTGATGGACTGGACGATGAAGTATCAGTATCAACCTCAAGGCTCTGTTTACGCTCGTATTGATAATATATTGGATCATGAGTACTTGGTGTCCTTAAGACCGTTCGGGGCTCGCCCTGGCAAAGCACGTTCGTTGCTTGTAGGTCTTAAACACACTTTCTAA
- a CDS encoding extracellular solute-binding protein: protein MKKLVVALLVSVSAVANAETLTILTDRPAVRLQPLVEQFKKEKGVDVIVVEKAYADMETQLVAEGTAPTADLIYIKDLVLLDKAVKKDLFQPLTNASVKARVLPAMKDHNDNWVAVSYRARTLVYDASRVDVSDIKSYEDLADSKFAGRICLRTSGGTYNVALIANLVVNKGETAAKDIFAGILSNLATDVFKNDTLMMQAIATGVCDIGIANTYYLGQAVAANPNFPVKPLFVNQDSTGVHTNGTGVGVVKHSQKAALAQEFIALMLTDSAQLHLSSQHMEYPAAVGLTANTLIANWGTFKVDAANWSIVGEQVPAAERIIKELDYK, encoded by the coding sequence ATGAAAAAGCTCGTTGTAGCATTGCTTGTGTCTGTATCTGCTGTTGCTAACGCAGAAACTTTGACAATTCTTACTGACCGTCCAGCGGTTCGTCTTCAACCTCTTGTTGAACAATTCAAAAAAGAAAAAGGCGTAGACGTTATCGTAGTTGAAAAAGCTTACGCTGACATGGAAACTCAATTGGTTGCTGAAGGTACAGCTCCAACTGCAGACCTTATCTACATCAAAGACTTAGTTCTTTTAGACAAAGCTGTTAAAAAAGATCTTTTCCAACCATTGACTAACGCTTCTGTAAAAGCTCGCGTTCTTCCTGCAATGAAAGATCACAATGACAACTGGGTTGCTGTATCATACAGAGCTCGTACTCTTGTTTACGATGCTTCTCGCGTAGACGTTTCGGATATCAAATCTTACGAAGACTTGGCTGATTCTAAATTTGCTGGTCGTATCTGCTTGAGAACTTCAGGTGGTACTTACAACGTAGCATTGATTGCTAACCTAGTTGTTAACAAAGGTGAAACGGCTGCTAAAGACATCTTTGCTGGCATCCTTTCTAACCTAGCAACTGACGTTTTCAAAAACGACACTTTGATGATGCAAGCTATCGCGACTGGCGTATGCGACATCGGTATTGCGAATACATACTATTTGGGCCAAGCAGTAGCTGCGAACCCTAACTTCCCAGTAAAACCTCTTTTTGTGAACCAAGATTCAACAGGTGTACACACTAACGGTACTGGCGTAGGCGTTGTAAAACACTCTCAAAAAGCTGCTCTAGCTCAGGAATTCATCGCTTTGATGTTGACTGACTCTGCGCAACTTCACCTATCTAGCCAACACATGGAATATCCTGCGGCTGTAGGTTTGACTGCAAACACTCTTATTGCTAACTGGGGTACTTTCAAAGTTGACGCTGCTAACTGGTCAATCGTTGGGGAGCAAGTTCCTGCTGCTGAACGCATCATCAAGGAACTTGATTACAAATAA
- a CDS encoding thioredoxin family protein, protein MSHPIFADLEMEQLRPDTFDSKLEQHANELVGVFFWGHDCPNCEVAKKMIHQDSSDVKSLGLKWFHVNTYEDFDLATRFGLHGIPTFIFFYQGKRLGKISPFPGMTPFMTALRELRAKYPG, encoded by the coding sequence ATGAGCCATCCCATCTTCGCTGATCTAGAAATGGAACAGCTTCGCCCCGACACTTTCGACAGTAAATTAGAACAACATGCAAACGAGTTGGTGGGAGTTTTCTTCTGGGGACACGACTGCCCTAACTGTGAAGTCGCTAAGAAAATGATTCACCAGGATTCCTCGGATGTGAAGTCGTTGGGACTTAAGTGGTTTCATGTAAACACCTATGAAGATTTCGATCTTGCGACTCGATTTGGCTTACACGGAATTCCTACTTTCATCTTTTTTTATCAGGGAAAACGCTTAGGAAAGATCTCTCCTTTTCCAGGAATGACTCCATTTATGACGGCACTTCGCGAGTTGCGGGCGAAGTACCCTGGGTAA
- a CDS encoding sigma-70 family RNA polymerase sigma factor, translating into MAKTKAKESSEKSKGVAKKTTPKKKATSENKSATIETKKVVAEIVDPNETQDDLHPSIETEKAYAVPQDSEFTADETLEDSKNLLPQEATKAITSADPLVMYLNEIRRYKVLSREEEMAIAKKYFESKDPAAAEALVKANLRFVVKVAAEYSKFGAKMIDLIQEGNVGLMHAVREFNPYKGARLITYAVWWIKGYIQEYLMRQYSMVRIGTTQNQRKLFYQLQREKEALDAMGIEPNAALISSRLGIPEDEVRDMAMRMSGRDVSLDRPLDDGSGASLGDLQRNTSDQPLDEALAREEQLDILRKKIEEIRPDLSEREKIILDERILNDDPLTLQEIGEKYGITREAVRQMEARLMKKIKAKMDEDV; encoded by the coding sequence ATGGCAAAAACTAAAGCTAAAGAGTCTTCTGAAAAATCAAAAGGCGTCGCTAAAAAAACGACGCCTAAGAAAAAAGCCACGTCTGAAAATAAATCAGCTACTATAGAAACCAAAAAAGTCGTCGCAGAGATCGTTGATCCCAACGAAACCCAGGACGATTTGCATCCTTCGATCGAAACCGAAAAAGCCTATGCGGTCCCTCAAGATTCTGAATTCACTGCAGATGAGACCCTAGAAGACAGCAAGAACCTTCTTCCGCAAGAAGCTACAAAAGCCATCACCTCTGCCGATCCGCTGGTGATGTACCTTAATGAAATTCGCCGTTATAAAGTCCTTTCCCGTGAAGAGGAAATGGCCATTGCTAAAAAATATTTTGAATCCAAAGACCCTGCTGCTGCAGAAGCTTTAGTAAAAGCAAATCTTCGCTTCGTAGTTAAAGTCGCAGCGGAGTATTCTAAATTTGGCGCAAAGATGATTGATCTTATTCAAGAGGGCAACGTCGGCTTAATGCACGCCGTGCGCGAGTTTAATCCTTATAAAGGTGCTCGTCTGATCACTTACGCTGTTTGGTGGATTAAAGGTTATATTCAAGAATATCTGATGCGCCAATACTCTATGGTAAGAATTGGTACGACCCAAAATCAGCGTAAGCTTTTCTATCAACTGCAAAGAGAAAAAGAAGCTTTGGATGCGATGGGGATTGAACCGAATGCCGCTCTTATTAGTAGCCGCTTGGGAATTCCTGAAGACGAAGTTCGCGACATGGCAATGCGTATGTCTGGCAGAGACGTCAGCTTGGATCGCCCTTTAGATGATGGCTCTGGGGCTAGCCTAGGCGATCTTCAGCGCAACACTTCAGATCAACCTTTGGATGAAGCCTTAGCTCGCGAAGAGCAACTGGATATTTTGCGTAAGAAGATTGAAGAAATTCGGCCTGATTTATCAGAGCGTGAAAAAATCATTCTTGATGAAAGAATCCTGAATGATGATCCATTAACTTTACAAGAGATTGGCGAAAAATACGGCATCACCCGCGAAGCCGTTCGTCAGATGGAAGCTCGCTTGATGAAGAAAATCAAAGCCAAGATGGATGAGGACGTATGA
- a CDS encoding polyhydroxyalkanoic acid system family protein: protein MPKFTIDHQTSSNVDEAYQKIKEFLEKDQDIRRFDPKLQCSFDDGSKSANLKGSQFKADMAVSAAGAGSKVSVTVDLPLMLTPFKGKVQETLQRKLAKYLS, encoded by the coding sequence ATGCCGAAATTTACTATCGATCACCAAACCTCAAGCAATGTTGACGAAGCCTATCAAAAAATTAAGGAATTCTTGGAAAAGGATCAGGACATTCGACGCTTTGACCCAAAACTTCAGTGCTCCTTTGATGATGGCTCTAAGAGCGCAAATTTAAAGGGCTCACAATTTAAAGCGGATATGGCGGTCTCTGCTGCTGGTGCGGGAAGCAAAGTTTCTGTCACAGTGGATCTTCCGTTGATGTTGACCCCCTTCAAAGGTAAGGTCCAAGAGACTTTGCAAAGGAAACTCGCTAAGTACTTGTCGTAG